One genomic region from Diabrotica undecimpunctata isolate CICGRU chromosome 9, icDiaUnde3, whole genome shotgun sequence encodes:
- the LOC140451288 gene encoding uncharacterized protein — translation MDFIIKQIQGDAFSKEIAELKNNKFISNTNIVSLKPFVDSSNFLRVGGRLTNCPDIDYLQKHPILLPSKNHTANLIIKNEHIRLGHAGAQTVLSNLRLKFWPLNGLKEAKRIIRNCTTCFQFSCTPAQQLMGNLPEDRLSITTRPFQKIGVDYGGPFLLKSSSLRKAPKVKAYIAIFVCMVTKAVHIEVVSDLTTSSFLLTVKRFISRRGNPFVIYSDNATCFSGARNQLYDLYKFFKNKSNSQIIVEYLSENQISWKFIPPRSPHWAGIWEASVKSAKYHMRRLIGSSSFTFEQFYIVMVQIEAVMNSRPICAMSSDPSDYTFLSPGHFIIGSSLTAHPEQNLEKIPENKLSVFQQIAKVQQSFWKKWSVDYLNRLQNSPKWSRPRDNIQVNDLVLLREDDVPPLKWPLARVVDTMPGQDGKVRVVKLKTINGQFTRAISKISVLPRQDKEE, via the coding sequence GGATTTCATCATCAAACAAATTCAGGGTGATGCATTCTCAAAAGAAATTGCGGagcttaaaaataacaaatttatttcaaatacaaACATCGTTTCTCTAAAACCATTTGTAGATTCTTCTAATTTTCTCAGAGTTGGAGGCAGACTTACAAACTGTCCCGACATAGACTATTTGCAAAAACATCCGATACTACTTCCATCCAAGAATCATACCGCCAATCTTATTATCAAAAATGAGCACATCAGATTGGGACATGCTGGTGCTCAAACAGTTCTCTCAAACCTTCGGTTAAAATTCTGGCCTCTCAATGGTCTAAAGGAAGCAAAACGAATTATTCGCAACTGCACCACATGTTTCCAATTTTCGTGCACTCCTGCACAACAGCTAATGGGTAACTTACCTGAAGATAGGTTGTCCATTACAACAAGACCTTTTCAAAAAATAGGTGTAGATTATGGTGGACCCTTTCTGTTAAAATCTTCTTCACTCCGAAAAGCGCCAAAAGTCAAGGCATACATAGCCATTTTCGTGTGCATGGTGACCAAAGCTGTGCACATAGAGGTTGTTTCTGATCTAACAACTTCTTCCTTTCTATTAACAGTCAAAAGGTTCATCTCCCGACGTGGTAACCCATTCGTCATTTACAGTGACAATGCCACATGTTTTTCTGGTGCAAGAAACCAACTCTACGACTTatacaaattctttaaaaataagtCAAATTCTCAAATCATTGTGGAATATCTGTCTGAAAATCAAATCTCATGGAAGTTTATTCCCCCTAGATCTCCTCATTGGGCTGGGATCTGGGAAGCTTCAGTAAAAAGCGCTAAATATCATATGCGTAGACtaataggctcttcttctttcaCTTTCGAACAGTTTTATATTGTCATGGTTCAAATTGAAGCTGTGATGAATTCAAGGCCTATCTGTGCAATGTCCAGCGACCCTTCTGATTACACTTTTCTCAGTCCTGGGCATTTTATAATAGGCTCCAGCCTGACTGCGCATCCTGAGCAAAACTTAGAAAAAATCCCGGAAAATAAACTATCCGTGTTTCAACAAATTGCGAAAGTACAACAAAGTTTCTGGAAAAAGTGGTCTGTTGACTACTTAAACCGCTTACAAAACTCTCCAAAATGGTCCCGACCAAGGGATAACATACAAGTCAATGACTTAGTTCTTCTGAGAGAGGACGATGTACCTCCTCTAAAATGGCCTCTAGCACGGGTAGTTGATACAATGCCCGGTCAAGATGGCAAAGTCAGAGTGGTCAAGTTAAAGACCATCAATGGTCAATTTACAAGGGCAATCTCTAAAATTTCGGTTCTCCCTAGGCAAGATAAAGAAGAGTAG